Part of the Cyanobacteriota bacterium genome is shown below.
GCATCAGGCGCTTGCTACGCCAACTGCCCCAGTCACTGAATAATCAGGCCACCTTACAGTGTCAAGCACCTATTGTGTTGTCCTTTGATGGGGAACCTGAACCCGACTTTGCTGTTCTCCGTAACCGAGAAGATGACTACACTACTGCCCATCCTACTCCAGCGGATATTTTGCTGGTGATTGAGGTTGCTGATACCTCGTTGGAGTACGATCGCACAGTGAAACTGTCTCTCTATGCCGAGGCTGCCATTCCCCACTATTGGCTGTTTAACCTAGTTGATCGCACCCTAGAAGCCTATAGCGAACCTGCTCAACTCCCAACTGGACAATTTGAGTACCTAAATCGCCGTATTTTCACCCCCTCTACCACAATCGTCCTGCCCATTGGAGAACAGCCCCTTGCTCTGGCTCAAATTTTCCCCTGACTCGGCCTACAATCAACATCATCGTAAAGCCATCGAGAGCACTCAAGAGCACTAAGGGGGTGTTGTTGAACGCAGGTATGAATTGCTCCCATCCCCAACTCTTGCCTTAAACTTGGCAGAATAGGAGCTGAACCAGTTCCAAGTTGCTTTGTCAAGTTAGAAGAGGGTAGGGGCGAACATGACAGGTACCCCTACGATCGCACCAGTTGTTCCATCGTCTGGTCAACCTGCGCTACCTCACCACCAACCTCGCTCCCCGGAGTATGAGCACGCACGGCTCGGAACATACCAAACCGGCACAGCCCAGTCCCGAAGGCCAACCGCATTAGCAGAAATGTGGGCACTTCTCGCAAAGATTTAATCAACCCGATCAAGCCAAAGCGGATGATGCCCTCTGGACGGACGATACCCTGCCAGATGGAATCCAACCAAGAGGGGAGGGTTTCTGCTGTCCAGTCAGCGGTGATTACGTCACCATCCACCAACCCCGTAGCAGCCAAGGTTTCTGCAAAGCCTTCGATACTAGCAAAGGCAGGATGAGACCACTGATCCAGCAGTTGCCGCATGACTAGTCTCTCCCAGAAATTCAGGGGCTTTTGTCGATCGTCCCGCTGGTTCCAGTCTGCCACTACCAAAATGCCACCCGGTTTCAGAACCCGCAGCAGTTCCTTAGCAAACAGGGCCTTGTCAGGCATGTGGGGGCCAGCTTCGATCGACCAGACCACATCAAAGCTAGCGTCCGGGAACGACATCGCCAGGGCATCATCTACTTGAAACTGGGCTGTTACCCCAGGTGGAGTCAGTTCTCGAGCACGTCGCACTTGCTGGGGACTGATGGTAATGCCCGTCACCACAAAGCCGTAGTCCCGCGCGAGGATGCGACTGCTACCACCAATCCCACAGCCCACATCTAAAACAGTGGTACCGGGTGGCAGAGAGTCCAAGCCCCCCCATCGCACCATTTCATGCACAAAGTCGGCCTTGGCTTGCAGAAAGTCCTTGCGTTGAGGCGGCGAGCCATAGTGACCTAGATGGATATGCTCACCCCAGTAGAACTCCAGAATGCCGTCATTCGTCCAATCGTCGTAGGAGTTGGCGACGGAATCGGCAGATTGATACTTGCGTGGAAAGAGGAGGTAAAGGGTAAGC
Proteins encoded:
- a CDS encoding methyltransferase domain-containing protein codes for the protein MINILLLIIAIFLSLLLVGLTLYLLFPRKYQSADSVANSYDDWTNDGILEFYWGEHIHLGHYGSPPQRKDFLQAKADFVHEMVRWGGLDSLPPGTTVLDVGCGIGGSSRILARDYGFVVTGITISPQQVRRARELTPPGVTAQFQVDDALAMSFPDASFDVVWSIEAGPHMPDKALFAKELLRVLKPGGILVVADWNQRDDRQKPLNFWERLVMRQLLDQWSHPAFASIEGFAETLAATGLVDGDVITADWTAETLPSWLDSIWQGIVRPEGIIRFGLIGLIKSLREVPTFLLMRLAFGTGLCRFGMFRAVRAHTPGSEVGGEVAQVDQTMEQLVRS
- a CDS encoding Uma2 family endonuclease, with protein sequence MLAAQPKRFTVQDYHRLVELGFLGEDDHIELIRGELMQMAAKGVMHEACIRRLLRQLPQSLNNQATLQCQAPIVLSFDGEPEPDFAVLRNREDDYTTAHPTPADILLVIEVADTSLEYDRTVKLSLYAEAAIPHYWLFNLVDRTLEAYSEPAQLPTGQFEYLNRRIFTPSTTIVLPIGEQPLALAQIFP